One Solanum lycopersicum chromosome 2, SLM_r2.1 genomic region harbors:
- the LOC101256743 gene encoding caffeoylshikimate esterase, with translation MALKPGKFFRRHSFDALKTRKPNCVRSEKSEMGKSVKFEGISEELQKIIDANMDQVGARRLARDAFKDIQLSIDHCLFKMPHAGLKMKESYEVNSRGLEIFSKSWLPETSPPKAMVYFCHGYGDTCTFFVEGIARKLASSGYGVFAMDYPGFGLSEGLHGYIPSFDKLVDDVIEHYSKAKENPEIRNLPSFLFGQSMGGAVALKVHMKQPDAWNGAVLVAPMCKIADDMVPPWLVTQILVGIAKFLPKQKLVPQQDLAELAFRDVKKREQAAYNVIAYKHKPRLQTAVELLNTTQELEKQLDKVYLPLLILHGENDRVTDPSISKALYEKASSSDKKLILYKDAYHSLLEGEPDDMILRVLGDIISWLDEHTS, from the exons ATGGCTTTGAAGCCTGGGAAGTTTTTTAGGAGACATTCATTTGATG cATTGAAAACAAGGAAACCCAATTGTGTAAGGAGTGAGAAATCAGAAATGGGGAAGTCAGTGAAGTTTGAAGGTATAAGTGAGGAATTGCAGAAGATAATAGATGCTAATATGGACCAAGTAGGAGCAAGACGCCTTGCTAGGGATGCTTTTAAGGATATTCAGTTGTCAATTGATCATTGTCTCTTTAAG ATGCCACATGCTGGATTGAAGATGAAGGAG TCATATGAGGTTAATTCTCGAGGATTAGAGATCTTCTCTAAAAGTTGGCTTCCAGAGACAAGCCCCCCCAAAGCCATGGTATACTTCTGTCATGGTTATGGTGATACATGCACATTTTTTGTTGAAG GCATTGCAAGAAAACTAGCATCTTCCGGTTATGGAGTATTTGCCATGGATTATCCTGGATTTGGTCTTTCAGAAGGTCTTCATGGCTATATACCAAGTTTTGACAAGTTAGTTGATGATGTCATTGAGCATTACTCGAAGGCGAAAG AAAATCCAGAGATACGCAACCTACCAAGCTTCCTATTTGGGCAATCAATGGGTGGAGCAGTAGCTCTGAAGGTGCACATGAAGCAACCTGATGCATGGAACGGCGCTGTTCTTGTCGCACCAATGTGCAAA ATTGCAGATGACATGGTACCACCATGGTTAGTTACACAAATTCTAGTGGGCATAGCAAAATTTCTTCCAAAGCAAAAGCTAGTTCCGCAGCAGGATCTAGCAGAGTTAGCATTCAGAGATGTGAAGAAGAGAGAACAg GCTGCATATAATGTCATTGCTTACAAGCACAAACCCCGTCTACAAACTGCAGTGGAGTTACTTAATACCACCCAAGAATTAGAGAAACAACTTGATAAG GTCTATCTGCCATTGCTAATATTACATGGAGAGAATGACAGAGTGACTGATCCATCCATCAGCAAAGCATTGTACGAGAAGGCAAGTAGTTCGGACAAGAAACTGATCCTTTACAAGGATGCTTATCATTCTTTGCTCGAGGGTGAACCGGATGATATGATACTTCGAGTTCTTGGTGACATAATTTCTTGGTTGGATGAGCATACTTCCTAG